Proteins encoded by one window of Chondromyces crocatus:
- a CDS encoding TM2 domain-containing protein, translated as MAPYPSSAMVPYSDKDQATAFVLSVFLGYLGADRFYMGQTGLGVLKLLTCGGFGIWSTIDAILIGIGSMRDDRGLVLKREPMVGHPQYSQTTLFVLSYFLGIFGADRFYLGQTGLGVLKLLTCGGLGIWALIDALLIGMGKFRDSAGNSLRYES; from the coding sequence ATGGCGCCGTACCCCTCCTCGGCCATGGTGCCCTACTCGGACAAGGATCAGGCGACGGCCTTCGTGCTCTCTGTCTTCCTGGGGTACCTTGGCGCGGATCGGTTCTACATGGGCCAGACCGGGCTCGGTGTCCTCAAGCTCCTCACGTGCGGTGGCTTCGGCATCTGGTCGACCATCGACGCGATCCTCATCGGCATCGGCTCCATGCGCGATGATCGCGGCCTCGTCCTCAAGCGTGAGCCGATGGTCGGGCACCCGCAGTACAGTCAGACGACCCTCTTCGTGCTGTCGTACTTTCTCGGTATCTTCGGCGCTGACCGGTTCTATCTGGGCCAGACGGGTCTCGGTGTCCTCAAGCTCCTCACCTGTGGCGGCCTCGGTATCTGGGCCCTCATCGATGCGCTTCTCATTGGGATGGGCAAGTTCCGTGATTCGGCGGGCAACTCGCTTCGCTACGAGTCCTGA
- a CDS encoding hybrid sensor histidine kinase/response regulator, whose translation MGAELTGRVLAALAANQRAGAENNLERVLASVREGCNADVGLVLQEADPVTALVLASVPAALPQGIAVSPDMIVDALTSGECVYRDTRSPLSPLPTMLQGSTAILPFMARRGLRGAAVLIRHDSVPYPPEQKAMLETMPVLFGALAEVEAEALRAEELRARFDAMVHTLPHGLVFMDESGSEAWVNDAAAELLQVTEGAVAPYLVATAMGALQARADNRDEIRARLAEVLRSPQAELRDQRWIFSGQPARGQRAAQQGRVFAVSSTPTSVRGVQGRLWVFVDVTVQHFASQELMAKNQALDVARAEAERANRAKSEFLAAMSHEIRTPMNGVLGMATLLEGTPLTADQRDFVGTIRSSGEALLTIINDILDLSRIESGRFELESISFDLRTCVEEAMVLLGPRAAEKGLELGALIAEDLPLRVTGDPARTRQILINLIGNAVKFTRTGEVLVEVNRAPPAAGPAVDDHGEGEPWPIHLAVHDSGIGIPADRMGRLFQSFSQVDASIAREFGGTGLGLAISKRLSELLGGSIHAESTVGKGSTFRVSLPLTPAPISAALRAPDAHARASLKESKALVVDHSASSRAIVSRHAEAWGMEITHAASPDEALALLEGGLRFKVALIAASLGEQSGWELAKQLSDLHDRPIESVIMLVVGGETPVDGAGAHLDIAGFVRKPIRRRALRDALLAVTLPPDARVSSPTTTQTPAAASHRRQLRLLLAEDNATNQKVTLLMLDRLGYTADVVTDGQAAIDAAKTGAYDMIFMDVMMPGVDGLTATRAIRALDDDRLVQPRIVAMTANALIGDQERCIAAGMDDFVAKPVQFEELAAALERSTTPSPRPLSLTPQPTVGRDGDPALDPDVWARLSNLFGGKASSLGRVMDTFLKDLAELATQLRKAHAEKDRPLLERAAHTLKGSSAMVGALRLSRACSELERAVEAGIDTQPMLASVLTEQEAVVRELSLRRPITRPPSLPTPAAQEPR comes from the coding sequence ATGGGGGCGGAGCTCACGGGACGCGTGCTCGCGGCACTTGCGGCGAACCAGCGTGCCGGCGCAGAGAACAACCTGGAGCGCGTGCTGGCGAGCGTACGCGAAGGATGCAACGCCGACGTGGGCCTGGTGCTCCAGGAAGCCGATCCGGTGACCGCCCTCGTCCTGGCCAGCGTGCCAGCGGCGCTCCCACAAGGTATCGCGGTGAGCCCGGACATGATCGTGGACGCGCTGACGAGCGGTGAGTGCGTCTACCGTGATACCCGGTCGCCGCTGAGCCCACTGCCCACCATGCTCCAGGGGAGCACCGCCATCCTGCCGTTCATGGCACGGCGCGGGTTGCGTGGGGCCGCGGTGCTCATCCGTCACGACAGCGTCCCCTACCCCCCCGAGCAGAAGGCCATGCTCGAGACGATGCCGGTCCTGTTCGGTGCTCTCGCCGAGGTCGAAGCGGAGGCGCTCCGCGCCGAGGAGCTGAGGGCGCGCTTCGACGCCATGGTGCACACGCTCCCGCATGGGCTGGTGTTCATGGATGAGAGCGGGTCCGAAGCGTGGGTCAACGACGCCGCGGCCGAGCTGCTCCAGGTGACGGAGGGAGCCGTCGCTCCCTACCTGGTCGCCACGGCGATGGGAGCGCTGCAGGCGCGCGCCGACAACCGCGACGAGATCCGCGCACGCCTCGCCGAGGTGCTGCGCTCACCCCAGGCCGAGCTGCGCGACCAGCGGTGGATCTTCTCCGGCCAGCCCGCACGAGGTCAGCGAGCCGCGCAGCAGGGACGCGTCTTCGCTGTGTCCAGCACGCCCACCTCGGTGCGAGGGGTTCAGGGACGTCTGTGGGTGTTCGTGGACGTGACCGTGCAGCACTTCGCCAGCCAGGAGCTGATGGCCAAGAACCAGGCCCTCGACGTGGCACGCGCCGAGGCGGAGAGGGCGAACCGAGCGAAGTCCGAGTTCCTCGCCGCGATGAGCCACGAGATCCGCACGCCCATGAACGGTGTGCTGGGCATGGCCACGCTACTCGAAGGGACGCCGCTGACGGCGGACCAGCGTGACTTCGTGGGGACCATCCGCTCGAGCGGCGAGGCCCTCCTCACCATCATCAACGACATCCTCGATCTGTCACGCATCGAGTCGGGGCGCTTCGAGCTGGAGAGCATCTCGTTCGATCTGCGGACGTGCGTGGAGGAGGCGATGGTGTTGCTCGGCCCGAGAGCGGCGGAGAAGGGGCTGGAGCTCGGAGCGCTCATCGCCGAGGATCTTCCGCTCCGGGTGACCGGGGATCCAGCGAGGACGCGCCAGATCCTGATCAACCTCATCGGCAACGCGGTGAAGTTCACGCGCACGGGAGAGGTCCTCGTGGAGGTGAACCGCGCCCCCCCGGCCGCCGGTCCTGCTGTCGACGATCATGGCGAGGGGGAGCCGTGGCCGATCCACCTCGCCGTCCACGATTCGGGCATCGGGATCCCGGCGGATCGCATGGGCCGACTGTTCCAGTCGTTCAGCCAGGTAGATGCGTCGATCGCGCGTGAATTCGGCGGAACCGGGCTCGGCCTCGCCATCAGCAAGAGGCTCAGCGAGCTGCTCGGGGGTTCCATCCATGCTGAAAGCACGGTCGGGAAGGGGTCGACCTTCCGCGTCTCGCTTCCACTCACACCTGCCCCGATCTCTGCCGCACTCCGCGCTCCGGATGCCCATGCGCGCGCCTCGCTCAAGGAATCGAAGGCCCTCGTCGTGGACCACAGCGCCTCGAGCAGAGCCATCGTGTCGCGTCACGCCGAGGCATGGGGGATGGAGATTACGCACGCGGCGTCTCCCGACGAGGCGCTGGCACTTCTGGAGGGAGGGCTGCGCTTCAAGGTCGCCCTGATCGCCGCCTCGCTCGGGGAACAATCGGGATGGGAGCTCGCGAAGCAGCTCAGCGACCTCCACGACCGACCCATCGAGTCCGTGATCATGCTGGTGGTGGGTGGCGAGACGCCGGTGGATGGCGCAGGGGCTCACCTCGACATCGCCGGATTCGTCCGCAAGCCGATCCGACGACGTGCGCTCCGCGATGCGCTGCTGGCGGTCACCCTCCCCCCGGACGCGCGCGTGTCGTCCCCGACGACCACGCAGACACCAGCAGCAGCATCACACCGAAGGCAACTCCGCCTGCTGCTCGCCGAAGACAACGCGACCAACCAGAAAGTGACGCTGCTCATGCTGGATCGGCTGGGCTACACGGCGGATGTGGTCACGGATGGCCAGGCAGCAATCGACGCTGCAAAGACGGGCGCCTACGACATGATCTTCATGGACGTGATGATGCCGGGCGTGGATGGCCTCACCGCAACCCGTGCCATCCGCGCGCTCGACGACGACAGGCTCGTTCAACCTCGGATTGTGGCGATGACGGCCAACGCGCTCATCGGCGATCAGGAGCGCTGTATCGCGGCGGGCATGGACGACTTCGTCGCCAAGCCGGTTCAGTTCGAAGAGCTGGCTGCCGCGCTGGAGCGCTCCACGACCCCATCGCCACGGCCGCTCTCTCTCACCCCACAGCCAACGGTCGGTCGCGATGGGGATCCGGCGCTCGATCCGGATGTGTGGGCGCGTCTCAGCAACCTGTTTGGTGGCAAGGCGTCGTCGCTCGGACGTGTCATGGACACCTTCCTGAAAGATCTGGCGGAACTCGCGACACAGCTTCGCAAGGCCCACGCCGAGAAAGACAGGCCGCTGCTCGAGCGCGCCGCACACACGTTGAAAGGGAGCTCTGCGATGGTGGGCGCCCTTCGGTTGTCCCGCGCCTGTAGCGAACTGGAGCGCGCCGTGGAGGCTGGGATCGATACGCAGCCGATGCTCGCGTCGGTGCTCACCGAGCAAGAAGCCGTCGTTCGAGAACTCTCGCTTCGGCGCCCGATCACACGCCCTCCTTCACTGCCCACGCCAGCTGCTCAGGAACCTCGCTGA
- a CDS encoding alpha/beta fold hydrolase, with product MMGAGEKILVFAHGFGANQTAWRRQVEVLSSHYQILLFDHVGHGLSDWSAYSPRRYGTLHGYAMDLLEVLSAAQAERVYFVGHSMSGMIGLLAAIAQPQRFEKLILLGASPRYVNEEVYRGGFDPHEIDATYEAMSTNYHAWAAGYAGAMMATPDRPHLAVEFAESLSSIRPDIAQAVIRMILESDHREDLPRLTVPTLVVQSTGDLAVPQHVGRYMAERIPHSTYRTVEASGHFPHISAPEATTQLIHSYLG from the coding sequence ATGATGGGAGCCGGGGAGAAGATCCTGGTCTTCGCACACGGCTTTGGAGCAAACCAGACGGCGTGGCGGCGCCAGGTGGAAGTGCTCTCGTCGCACTACCAGATCCTCCTCTTCGACCACGTGGGCCACGGGCTCTCGGACTGGTCAGCCTACAGCCCGCGGCGTTACGGGACGCTCCATGGCTACGCGATGGATCTGCTCGAGGTGCTGAGCGCGGCGCAGGCCGAGCGGGTGTACTTCGTGGGGCACTCGATGAGCGGGATGATCGGATTGCTCGCGGCCATCGCTCAGCCTCAGCGCTTCGAGAAGCTGATCCTCCTGGGTGCTTCGCCGCGCTATGTGAACGAGGAGGTCTATCGCGGCGGCTTCGACCCTCATGAGATCGACGCGACCTACGAGGCGATGTCGACGAACTACCACGCTTGGGCTGCGGGCTACGCCGGCGCGATGATGGCCACGCCCGATCGCCCTCACCTCGCGGTGGAGTTCGCCGAGTCCCTCTCGTCGATCCGCCCGGACATCGCGCAGGCCGTCATCCGCATGATCCTCGAGTCCGACCACCGGGAGGACCTCCCTCGCCTCACGGTACCAACGCTCGTCGTGCAGTCCACCGGCGATCTCGCGGTCCCGCAGCACGTGGGCCGGTATATGGCAGAGAGGATCCCGCATTCCACGTACCGGACCGTGGAGGCTTCGGGGCACTTTCCTCACATCAGCGCGCCCGAGGCGACGACGCAGCTCATTCACTCCTATCTCGGGTGA